In the Sphingobium sp. Z007 genome, TCCGCGAACATCCGGTCATGCTTAACCGCGCGCCCACGCTCCATCGTCTGGGCATCCAGGCGTTCGAACCCGTGCTGATCGAAGGCAAGGCGATCCAGCTGCATCCGCTGGTCTGTTCCGCCTTCAACGCCGACTTTGACGGTGACCAGATGGCCGTCCACGTTCCGCTGAGCCTGGAAGCCCAGTTGGAAGCGCGCGTGCTGATGATGTCGACCAACAACATCCTGTCGCCCGCGAATGGCAAGCCGATCATCGTGCCGTCGCAGGACATGGTGCTGGGCATCTATTATCTGTCGATGGAGCGTGAAGGCGAGCCGGGTGAAGGCATGTTGCTGTCCGACATGTCGGAAGTGCATCAGGCGCTGTTCGCCAAGGCGGTGACCCTACACAGCAAGATCATCAGCCGCGTGCCGCAGACGGACGAAGCGGGCAACCGCTACCTCAAGCGCTATGAGACGACGCCGGGCCGCATGTTGCTGGGCGAATGTCTGCCACAGAGCCACAAGGTGCCGTTCGACGTCGTCAACCGCCTGCTGACCAAGAAGGACGTCGGCGACGTGATCGACGAGGTCTATCGTCACACCGGCCAGAAGGACACGGTGCTGTTCGCCGACGCCATCATGGCGCTGGGCTTCAAGCACGCGTTCCAGGCCGGCATTTCGTTCGGCAAGGACGACATGGTCATTCCTGACTCGAAGGAAGGCACGGTCGCTGAAACCAAGGCGCTGGTGGCCGATTATGAGCAGCAATATCAGGACGGCCTGATCACCCAGCAGGAAAAGTACAACAAGGTGATCGACGCGTGGAGCCGTTGCGGCGACCAGGTGGCGAACGCCATGATGGACGAGATCAAGGCCCAGCCGAAAGACCCCGCAACCGGTCGCCTCGCGCAGATCAACTCGATCTACATGATGGCGCATTCCGGCGCCCGTGGTAGCCAGGCGCAGATGAAGCAGCTGGCCGGTATGCGCGGCCTGATGGCCAAGCCGTCGGGCGAGATCATCGAAACGCCGATCATCTCGAACTTCAAGGAAGGCCTGACCGTCCTTGAATATTTCAACTCCACCCACGGCGCGCGTAAGGGCCTGGCGGATACCGCGCTCAAGACCGCGAACTCGGGTTACCTGACCCGCCGTCTGGTCGACGTGTCGCAGGATTGCACCATCGTCGAGGAAGATTGCGGCACCGAAAAGGCGCTGGAGATGAAGGCGATCGTCCAGGGCGGTTCCGTCATCGCGTCGCTCGGCGAACGCATCCTGGGCCGTACCACGGCGCAGGACATTGTCGACAGCAAGGATGGCAGCATCGTCATCCCCATCGGCACCCTGCTGGACGAACCGATGATCGCGAAGATCGAAGCGATCGGCACTCAGGCCGTGAAGATCCGCTCACCCCTCATCTGCGAAAGCAAGATGGGCGTGTGCGGCAAATGCTACGGCCGTGACCTCGCCCGCGGAACGCCGGTGAATATCGGCGAAGCGGTTGGCGTCATCGCGGCGCAGTCCATCGGTGAACCGGGTACGCAGCTGACCATGCGGACCTTCCACATCGGCGGCGCGGCCAACTTCAACGAAACGTCGAACCTGGAATCGATGGCGGACGGCACGATCGAACTGCGTGACATGCCGACCATCACCGACAAGATGGGCCGTCGCCTCAGCTTAGCCCGCAACGGCGAGATCGCGATCATCGACAGCGAAGGTCGCGAGCGCGAAACCCATCGCCTGCCTTATGGCGCCACCATCCTGTTTGCAGATGGCGACACCGTGAAGAAGGGCGAGCGGTTCGCCGAGTGGGACCCGTTCACCATGCCGGTGATTACGGAAAAGCCGGGCATCGTGAAATATGTCGACCTGATCGACAGCAAGACGCTGACCGAACAGACCGACGAAGCCACCGGCATCGCCCAGCGCGTCGTGACGGAACATCGTGGTGCCGCCCGCACCAAGGAAGACCTTCGCCCGCGCCTGACCCTGCTGGACGACCAGTCCGGCGAAGCCGCCCGCTACATGCTGGCGGTGGGGGCTACCCTGTCGGTGGACGACGGTGCCCAGGTGCAGGCTGGTGACGTGCTGGCGCGTGTCAGCCGTGAAGCGGCCAAGACCCGCGACATCACCGGTGGTCTGCCGCGCGTTGCCGAACTGTTCGAAGCCCGCAAGCCCAAGGACAATGCGATCATTGCCAAGGTGTCGGGCCGCGTGCAGTTCCTCAAGGACTATAAGGCCAAGCGTAAGATCGCGATCAACCCTGAGGACGGCGGCGAGCCGGTCGAATATCTGATCCCCAAGAGCAAGGTGATCGACGTTCAGGAAGGCGACTTCGTGAAGCGCGGCGACAACCTGATCGGCGGTTCGCCCGATCCGCATGACATTCTGGAAGTTCTCGGCATCGAGCCGCTGGCCGAATATCTGGTCGCCGAAATCCAGGAAGTCTATCGCTTGCAGGGCGTGAAGATCAACGACAAGCACATCGAAACGATCGTTCGTCAGATGTTGCAGAAGGTCGAGATCATCGAGTCCGGCGACACCACCTTGTTGGTGGGCGAGCAGATCGACCGCGAGGAAATGGACGAGATCAACGCCAAGCTGGCGCCGGGCTTCGCGCCTGCCGCGGGCAAGCCAGTGTTGCTGGGCATCACCAAGGCGTCGCTGCAGACCCGCAGCTTCATCTCTGCCGCGTCCTTCCAGGAAACCACTCGCGTCCTCACGGAAGCGGCGGTCCAGGGCAAGAAGGACACGCTGGTTGGCCTCAAGGAAAATGTCATCGTCGGCCGCCTGATCCCAGCGGGCACCGGCGCGGGCATGAACCGGCTTCGTGTGGCGGCTTCCAGCCGTGATGCGGCGCTGCGGGCCGCGCTGCGCGCGTCCAGCCAGGTGGACCTGATAGCGCCCAAGTCGGCCGCTGCGGAACGTGCGGCCGAACTGGCACAGGGTCCTGAAGCGGCGATCGGCAATGATCCGTTGGCGGCGGTCGAAGGTGAAACCCACGGCACCGACGCGGACGCGGGCGATTACCTGCTCAAGAGCGACGGCGAATAAGCCCCTTTGAAAGCATGGGAGCGGCGTCCTATATGGAGAGCGGCTCCCATGCCCCTTGATCCCGCGAGGGAAGAGGAAAATGCCCGTCGGACGCGCTATGCTGTCCGGCGGGTTTTCTTTTGCTGGGCAAAAGCGCGTTCAACCGCTGGTCAAAAAGTCGGCCAAATCCGTCCGAAACCTCTTGACCAGAATAAACACCGCGCTTATCTGCGGCCTCCCAAGCGAGACACGCGCTTGGCTGATGCCCGATCCTCTAATGGTAAGAGAGCGGACTCTGACTCCGTCAATCAAGGTTCGAGTCCTTGTCGGGCATCCATTAACTTCCCAGACAAACCAGCAACATGTCCGGCAGCGATCGATTGATTGCGATGCTGTGTGCCGACCACGTGGCAGCGTTCTCCGGCCAGTTCGTGCGACCTATGGGTGCAACCTGTCGCGGATAGCCGGCCTGTAGCCGGGCGACCAGCCTGCCACTCGAACGACGCTCGCGAACCGGGCGTTAACGCTATTGCGCTAGCGCCATCATCGAGACTGACATAACCATATTTATGAAGATTTTGCGCTCCAACAAAGGCGCCACGGCCATCGAATAATGTGAAGGGCAATATGCGCTGATTGGGACGCGGGCGGCCGGGTTGATCGTCATGGCGGCTTTACGCATGTTTGTCGGCCGTCGAACGCGGCCGATTTCGGCAACCGTCCGCGATATCAGACCAGCGTGCGCGCGACCGCTTCGGCGACCTTGATGCCGTCGATCGCGGCGGACAGGATGCCGCCGGCATAGCCCGCGCCCTCACCCGCGGGGTAAAGGCCGGTCACATTAAGGCTTTGGAAATCCTTGCCGCGGGTGATGCGGATAGGGGAGGATGTGCGCGTTTCCACGCCCGTCATCACCGCGTCGGGATGGTCATAATGGGCGATCTGGCGGCCGAAGGCGGGCAGCGCTTCGTGGAACGCCTCGATCACATAGTCAGGCAGGCAGCGCGCCAGGTCGGTGGGAGTCACGCCCGGCTTGTAGGAGGGCACGACGTCGCCCAACTGCGTCGAGGGGCGACGGGCGAGGAAGTCGCCGACCGTCTGACTGGGCGCCCAATAGGAGGAGCCGCCCGCGACATAGGCCATGGATTCCCAATGGCGTTGCAGGTCGATCCCCGCCAGCGGCCCGTCGGGATAGTCGCGCGCCGGATCGATGCCGACGACGAGGCCGGAATTGGCGTTGAATTCCGCGCGGCTATATTGGCTCATGCCGTTGGTGACGACGCGCCCTTCTTCCGATGTGGCGGCGACAACCCGGCCGCCCGGACACATGCAGAAGCTGTAAACGGTTCGGCCATTGGCGCAATGATGGGCCAGGCTGTAGGAGGCTGCGCCCAGATCGGGATGGCCGGCGCAATTGCCGTAGCGAGCGCGATCGACCCAGCTTTGCGGATGTTCGATGCGCACGCCGATGGAAAAGGGCTTGGCCTCGATATGCACGCCGCGGCCGTGGAGCATTTCGAAGGTCGGGCGGGCGCTGTGGCCCACGGCCAGCACGACATGATCGGTGTCGATCACGCTGCCATCATGCAGGACGAGGCCGCGCAGGCGCTGCTCGCCCTCGCCTGTGCGCTCCAGCACCAGATCGTCGACGCGATGCTGCCAGCGATATTCACCGCCCAGCGCCTCGATCTGGCGGCGCATCGATTCGACCATGGTGACGAGGCGGAAGGTGCCGATATGGGGATGGGCTTCCCAGAGGATGTCGTCGGGCGCGCCGGCGGCGACGAATTCCTCCAGCACCTTGCGGCCCAGGAAACGCGGGTCTTTGACGCGGCAATAGAGCTTGCCGTCAGAGAATGTGCCGGCCCCGCCCTCCCCGAACTGGACGTTGCTGTCGGGGTTCAATTCGGCGCGGCGCCACAGGCCCCAGGTGTCCTTGGTCCGTTCGCGCACCACCTTGCCGCGATCGAGGATGATCGGGCGGAAACCCATCTGCGCCAGGATCAAGCCCGCGAACAGGCCGCATGGCCCCGCGCCGATCACGACCGGGCGCTTGCCCTGCCAGCCGTCAGGGGCATAGGTGACGAATGTGTAGCGGGTGTCGGGCGTCGGCCGAACATCATGATCGTTGGCGAAGCGGGCCAGTACGGCGGCTTCGTCCACGACATCGACGTCGAGCGTATAGACCAGCAGGATCGCGCTGCGGCGGCGGGCGTCGTTGCCGCGCCGCACCAGGCTGTGGCTGCGCAGTTCATGCGGCTCCAGGCCCAGGCGGTCGCAGATGGCGGCGGGCATCGCCTCGGCCGGATGGTCGAGGGGCAGTTTCAGGCCGGACAGGCGGATCATGCGATCGCCCTAGTCGCTGTTGCAACAAAATGGAATTGCTCCGTTCGGTTCGAGCCTGTCGAGAAGCCGTTGTGCGGCCGTTCTCGACAAGCTCGAACCGAACGGATGGCGTGCCTATGTCCTTCGTATCCGCCCGACCAGTCCTTCCCCCGCCAGCGCCGCCAGCATCGACAGGCCCGTGAGGGGGAAGAGGATGCCAAGGCCCAGCATCAGCGCGGTGACCATGCGCCGGGCGGCGGGCGTGGAAGCGGGCGGCGGGTGCAGCCGGCCATGCTTGCGCCGCTTCCACCACAGGATCGGCGCGGTGACGCATAGCGCCAGCAGGCAAAGGCAGCCCGCCAGCATCAGCAGCCGGTTGACCTCCCCATATTGCTGGCCCTGATGGGTGGCGATGCCCCATTCGACCGCTTTCGCGCCGGGACCGAACATGCGCCAGTCGATATCCTGCACCACCGCGCCACTAGCTGCGTCGATGGTGAGGGCACGGGCGTCATAGGCGCGCTGGATCAGGCTTGCCACCAGATAGGGGGCGCCGGGGGTGGACGGCAGGATGATTTGGTAGCCGTGGCGTAGGCCGCGCTGCGTGGCGATCCGCGCGACGGCATCGACGCCGATGTCGCCCGGCGCCCCCGCCCGGCCGCCGCCTTCGCGCAGGGTCCAGGGGAGCGCATCATTCGCCGGGGCGGTCCAGGGGATCACCGCCATCTTGGGTCGGCCCCAGTCGTTGGCGGCGACGACCGCGCGCAATCCCCCACCCCAGATTTCGGTCCAAGGCATGCCGGTCACGGCCAGGAACAGGATGACGCCTGCCGACAGGAAGCCCAGTGTGCCATGCAGGTCGCGCCAGAACAGCCGACCCCCTGCCCTGCCCCGGATCGCCAGGGCAGGCTGGCCGCGGCGGGGCCAGCGTAGATAGAGGCCGGTGATGCACAGGATGATCGCCCAGCCCGCGACGACCTCCACCAGCCGGTTGCCGATCGGGCCGGTGAGCGCCAGGCTGTGCAGATCCTTGATCGTCTTCATGACCCCGCCACCGTGGATCGCGCCCAAAACGCGGCCGCGAAATGCGTCAACGAGTTGGACAGTTGTTGAGCCATTTTCGGCCTTCGTCGTCACCCGCCAGCTTTCCGTCCGACTGGCCGGAATCAGCAGTTGGGTAACCGGATCATGCGATATTCGTTGCGTTATCGAAATGATTGCCGATGGCGGCAGGGGCCGCGCGTCCGGCGGCGCGGCGATCCGCACCGGATAAAGCGCTGTCTCCACTTCCGGCTTGTAGAGATAGAGCGCGCCGGTCACCGCCATCAGCGCCAGGATCGGCAGGACGAGGAGGCCGGCATAGAAATGCCAGCGCCACATCGCCCGATAGAAGGCCCCGTCTTCCATGGTCCTGTCTCCGTCAGAAACGCGCACGGACGCCGGCATAGAATGCGCGGCGTTCGATAGGATAGAAGGCAACGCTGCCCTCGTCGGCGGCGGTGGAGGCATTGTCCGGCGTGTAGCGGACGAGCGCGCTGATATCGCCGATCGCACGCTTCTTCGTCAGGTTGCGGGCGTCGAGGAACAGGGTGACGCCGTCGCGCAACTGCGCCTGCGCGTTCAGGTTCAGCATCGCATAGCCGCCTACGCGCTTCGTATTTGCGTAATCGACCCAAGCACCCTGCGGCAGCCATTCGACCGCGGGCGAGATCGACAGGCGGTCCATGCCCAGCTTCAGTTCCGCGCGATAGAAATGGCGCGGGATCACCGGCAAGCGATTGTCGCCGAACTGGATGTCGTCGCGGAAACGGAAGTCGCTATATTGATAGACCTGCCGCAGCGTCGCCCAGGGCGTCAGGGTCAGGTCCAACCCGGCCTCCAGCCCCTGATGCCGGGTGCGGTCGGCATTGAAGGTGGCGGCGGGAATGGTGCCGGGCAAGACGCTATATTGCAGCATCTCGCCCCTTATGTCGGCGCGGTAGAGGCTGACGTCCCAGCCGACGATGCCGATCCGGCCGCGGGTGCCGACTTCGGCCGTCCACGCCTTTTGCAGGCCGACCGGGGTGAAGCCGGGAAGCCCGCCCGCCGGCGTCTGGCTGAGTTCGCTAAAGCCGGGCATTTCGACCGACCGGCTGTAATTGGCATAGACCTGCACGGCCTCCAAAGGTTGATAGAGCAGGCCGATCTTGGGCGCGAAGGCGTCGAAATCGGCGTCGCCGCTGCGGGCGGGGACGAACCGGTTGGCGATGGAGCGCTCGCCATGACTGTAGAGGCCGCCGGCGATCAGCCAGAGATGGGCCACCGGCGCGATCCGCGCTTCGCCATAGCTGTTGATCGTCTGCGCCTTTTGCCGGACATTGGCGGTGATCGCGCCGCTGCGTCCGCCGATATTGACGAATTGGCGCGCCTGCACTTCGCCGAACCGGGCCTGACTGCCCAGCGTCAGTTCGACAGGCATACCGCCGAGATCGCCCGCAAGATCGAGGCTGGCGAAGACGCCGCGGTCCTCCGACTTCTGGTCGATCACCTGGAAGATCGGGTGGAACAGCTGCTTGGCGTTGTAGAACAGACCAAAGGCCAGGCTGCCCTGCCCCAGATCGATGGTGGTGCGGTTCTGGAGCCGGAACGAATCGATATCGCGCGCCTGATCGCCGACAAAATTGCCCTTCGCCGGATTGTTGCGCGCATCCTTTTCGCTGAGCGATCCGGCCAGTTTCTGGCGGATCGTCTGGGCGCTGACATAGAATCTGGTTTCGATCCGGTCGCTCAGCTTCACACCGATATTGCCGTTGAAGCGCAGCGCCTTGCGGTCGCCATGGGCGCGGTCGCTGTCGGAGCGGTCGGCGGTGATCGCCGCATAGGCGTCGCCATGATCGTCGGCATAGCCATAGGCGATCTTGCCGCGCAGCGTGTCGAAGCTGCCGCCATCGATGCGCATCTCCACGCCCGGCGTGCTGCGGCCGGTCGGCGTCACGGCGTTGATCGCGCCGCCCAGCGTCGATCCCCCATAGCGCAGCGCATTGCCGCCGCGATAGACTTCGATATGCTGGAAGACCTGCGGGTCCAGTTCCTGGAAATCGCCATTATCGTCGGCCAGGTTGATCGGAATGCCATCCTGCAACAGGGTCAGGCCGCGCATGTGGAAGCCGCGCGAGAGGCCCGATCCGCGTATCGATATCCGCACCTCCTGCCCGAAGCGGGGCTGCGTATAGACGCCGGGCGAAAAGGCGAGCGCATCGCGCAGCGAGACGGCGAGTTTGTCTTCAAACTCGTCCGCCGCGACGACATCGACGCCGCCGGGCGTGCGCTGGACGCGGGCGGCGGCGGCTTCGATGACGGGACTGGCGGTGACGATGATGGCGCTCTGCTCGGCGTCCTCGGCAATGGCGGGGGTGGCGGACAGGGCAAGGACGAGGGCGTACAGCGGCAGGCTGCGCGCGGCGTGGATGGGACGCATGGAATAGCTTTCTGAACACAGGAGAGTCGTGATCTGCGCGCGCGCGGGCGGCGATCAGGTCAGACGCGCTCTATGTTCCCGCCGATGCGGGAACCTGTCATCCTGACAGGAGCGCGTGCAAGGATCAGACAGTCGTGGGCGGCCCCGATGAAGGCGGCGGGGGCGCGGCGAGGCGGGCGATGACGCCGGTTTTGAGCGCGAAGGCGATCGGGCCGAACGCCAGTTGCCAGGCGGGCAGCGGCAGGTCGGCGGCCACCAGCGGCGGCACGACCGGTTGGACCGAGGCGGCGAAGGGGCAATGCTGCTGGCCGGTCATGCCATCGTCCGACTGGCCATGTTTGCCCGGCGCGTCTCCCCGCGGGACGACGACATTGACCGCCCCTTGCCCGGTGCAGAGGGTGACGATCACGCCCGTGTCCGTGCGCACCGGCATGAAGCCGGTCGGGGCGAGCAACTGGATCGCGAGGACGAGCAGCGCCAGCGCGGCCAACAGCCCGCGCGCACGCTCCGATTGTCTGATCGCCCCCAACATGCCGCTTCCCTAGCGGCGATGGACCGGTCTGTCACCCGGTCAAAAGGTCCAAGCCACGCCACCACTCACCTTGACGTAAACGTAAAGCTGCATTATGTCGGGCTTTATGAATACGCGCAGCAGCATCGCGGGCATCGAACTGCCCGACCATAGCGAACGGCAGAGCTATAGCATCACCGACCTGTCGGAAGAGTTCGGTGTGACCGCACGCGCGCTGCGCTTTTATGAGGATGAGGGGCTGATTTCGCCGGAACGGCAGGGCCTTTCCCGAATCTATTCGCGGCGCGACCGGGCCCGGCTTGCCTGGATATTGCGCGGCAAACGCGTGGGCTTCAGCCTGGTCGAAATTCGCGAGATGATCGATCTGTATGATGCCGACGAGGAGCATGAGGCGCAACGCCGCGTTACCGTGGACAAATGCAAGGCGCGCATCGACCTCCTGACCCGGCAGAAGGAGGATATCGACGCCGCCATTGCCGAACTGGACGCCTTCGTCGCGACCATCGAACAGCGTTAATCCCCCTACCCATAAAAATATCGCAGGAGAAGACCATGCCGAGCTATGCCGCCCCCGTTCGCGACACCCGTTTCGTGCTGGACCATGTGGTCGGGCTGGACCGCTACGCTAATTTGCCCGGCTTTGAAAACGCCACCCCCGACCTGGTCGACGCGATCCTGACCGAAGGCGGCAAGATGGCGGCGGAAGTGTTGTTTCCGCTGAACGCGGTGGGCGACAAGGAAGGCTGCACCCGGCATCCCGATGGCAGCGTGACGACGCCGACCGGCTTCAAGGCGGCGTTCGACCAGTTCGTCGCGGGCGGATGGACGACGATCCACGGCCCGGCGGAATTTGGCGGCCAGGGCCTGCCAAGCGTGGTGGCGACGGCGGTGGACGAATATGTGCTGTCGGCCAACCAGGCGTTCGAAATGTATCATGGCCTGACCGCTGGTGCGGTCGCGGCGCTGATCGCCAAGGGCAGCGCCGAATTGCAGCAGCGCTACATTCCCAAGATGGTGTCGGGCGAATGGACCGGCACGATGAACCTGACCGAACCGCATTGCGGCACGGACCTGGGCCTTATCAAGAGCAAGGCGGTGCCGCAGGCGGACGGCAGCTACGCAATCACCGGCACCAAAATCTTCATTTCGGCGGGCGAGCATGACCTGTCGGAGAATATCATCCATCTGGTGCTGGCCAAGACGCCCGACGCGCCCGAAGGCAGCAAGGGGATTTCGCTGTTCGTCGTGCCCAAGTCCTTCGTCGGCGACGACGGGTCAGTGGGGGATCGCAACGCGGTGTCGTGCGGATCGATCGAGCATAAGATGGGCATTCACGGCAACGCGACCTGCGTCATGAATTATGACGGCGCGACCGGATGGATCGTGGGCGAGGAGAATAAGGGCCTGGCCGCGATGTTCATCATGATGAACGCGGCGCGGCTGGGCGTTGGCCTCCAGGGGCTGGGCCAGGCGGAAATCGCGTTCCAGAACGCCGTTCATTATGCCCGCGATCGCCGCCAGGGCCGCGCGCTGACTGGCCCCAAGGAACCGCACGAGAAGGCCGACACGCTGTTCGTCCATCCCGACGTGCGCCGAATGCTGATGGAGGCCAAAGCGATCACCGAAGGCCTGCGCGCCTTCATCCTGTGGGGCGCGTTGCAGGTGGACCTCTCGCATCATGCCGCCACGGAAGAAGAGCGCCAGACCGCTGACGACCTCATCAGCCTGCTGACCCCGGTCATCAAGGGATACGGCACTGACAAGGGCTTCGACGTGGCGGTCGCCTGCCAGCAGGTGTTTGGCGGTCATGGCTATATCTGGGAAAATGGCGTGGAGCAGTATGTGCGCGACGCCCGCATCGCCCAGATTTACGAAGGCACCAATGGCGTGCAGGCGATGGATCTGGTCGGTCGCAAGCTGCCGATGAACGGCGGGCGGGCGCTCCAGGCCTTCCTGAAGATCGTGGCGGACGAAGTGGCCGACGCCAAGGGGCATGAGAAGCTGAGCGGTTTTGCCGAGGCGCTGGAAAAGGCGAGCGCCCAGTTGGGCGCGGCGACCATGTGGCTGATGCAGAACGCGATGAAGAACCCCGACCATGCCGGGGCCGGCGCGCATCATTATATGCACATCATGGGGATCGTTGCGACCGGCCTGATGTGGCTGCGCATGAGCAAGGCGGCGGTGACGCTGCTGGAAGAGGGCGAAGGCGACGCCAGGTTCCTGGAGGCCAAGCTGGTCACGGCGCGCTTCTATGCGGAACGGATCATGCCTGACGCGGGATCACTGCGCCGCAAAATAGAGGGCGGCGCCGATGCGCTGATGGCGCTCGATCCCGACATGTTCCTGGCCGCCTGACCCGGCGACCCCGCGTCATGCGAAAGAAGGGCGGCCCATGGGTCGCCCTTTTTGCGTCAGGCCGCGAGGGGCAGCTGTTCCTCGACCGGCGTCGGCGTCACGTTGTCCGTGACTGGAGCCTGCGCCTTGGCAAGGCCAGCGATATAGCGTTCGGCGGTGACGACATCACGGCGATAGGCGAAATAGAGCGACAACAGGGAAAACATCAGAGAGCCTCGATTGATTGGATTTGCTGCGTTGCAGCATCGAGGGTTATCTGGGCTGCCGCGGGTGCTTTCGCAAATGCAATGCGGGTCAGGGCGATTGCAGTGAGCGTAAGTCGGCGTAGCGGACGTTCAGTAGTTAGGTTACATGACCGGCTAGCCGCTGCCCCACTATCGTCACCCCAGCGAATGCTGGGGTCTCATGCGTGGCACGCGGCGGTTCGGCCTGGCACTTACTCAACCGCATCGCGTCATCGCCTGAGACCCCAGCCTTCGCTGGGGTGACGTTTTTTACGTCGCCTTTCACTTGAAGTCTCGCACAAAGCGGAAT is a window encoding:
- a CDS encoding TonB-dependent receptor, producing MRPIHAARSLPLYALVLALSATPAIAEDAEQSAIIVTASPVIEAAAARVQRTPGGVDVVAADEFEDKLAVSLRDALAFSPGVYTQPRFGQEVRISIRGSGLSRGFHMRGLTLLQDGIPINLADDNGDFQELDPQVFQHIEVYRGGNALRYGGSTLGGAINAVTPTGRSTPGVEMRIDGGSFDTLRGKIAYGYADDHGDAYAAITADRSDSDRAHGDRKALRFNGNIGVKLSDRIETRFYVSAQTIRQKLAGSLSEKDARNNPAKGNFVGDQARDIDSFRLQNRTTIDLGQGSLAFGLFYNAKQLFHPIFQVIDQKSEDRGVFASLDLAGDLGGMPVELTLGSQARFGEVQARQFVNIGGRSGAITANVRQKAQTINSYGEARIAPVAHLWLIAGGLYSHGERSIANRFVPARSGDADFDAFAPKIGLLYQPLEAVQVYANYSRSVEMPGFSELSQTPAGGLPGFTPVGLQKAWTAEVGTRGRIGIVGWDVSLYRADIRGEMLQYSVLPGTIPAATFNADRTRHQGLEAGLDLTLTPWATLRQVYQYSDFRFRDDIQFGDNRLPVIPRHFYRAELKLGMDRLSISPAVEWLPQGAWVDYANTKRVGGYAMLNLNAQAQLRDGVTLFLDARNLTKKRAIGDISALVRYTPDNASTAADEGSVAFYPIERRAFYAGVRARF
- the rpoC gene encoding DNA-directed RNA polymerase subunit beta', whose protein sequence is MNELTNFANPVVKAETFDQIQIGLASPERIRSWSFGEIKKPETINYRTFKPERDGLFCARIFGPIKDYECLCGKYKRMKYKGIVCEKCGVEVTVSKVRRERMGHIELAAPVAHIWFLKSLPSRIGLLLDMQLKQLERVLYFESYIVIEPGLTSLDKYQLLNEDELLDAQDQYGEDAFSAGIGAEAVKQMLMDLDLEGEKQILLDELAVTKSELKPKKIIKRLKVVESFLESGNRPEWMILDVVPVIPPELRPLVPLDGGRFATSDLNDLYRRVINRNNRLKRLMELRAPDIIVRNEKRMLQEAVDALFDNGRRGRVITGANKRPLKSLSDMLKGKQGRFRQNLLGKRVDYSGRSVIVTGPELKLHQCGLPKKMALELFKPFIYARLDAKGLSMTLKQAKKWVEKERKEVWDILDEVIREHPVMLNRAPTLHRLGIQAFEPVLIEGKAIQLHPLVCSAFNADFDGDQMAVHVPLSLEAQLEARVLMMSTNNILSPANGKPIIVPSQDMVLGIYYLSMEREGEPGEGMLLSDMSEVHQALFAKAVTLHSKIISRVPQTDEAGNRYLKRYETTPGRMLLGECLPQSHKVPFDVVNRLLTKKDVGDVIDEVYRHTGQKDTVLFADAIMALGFKHAFQAGISFGKDDMVIPDSKEGTVAETKALVADYEQQYQDGLITQQEKYNKVIDAWSRCGDQVANAMMDEIKAQPKDPATGRLAQINSIYMMAHSGARGSQAQMKQLAGMRGLMAKPSGEIIETPIISNFKEGLTVLEYFNSTHGARKGLADTALKTANSGYLTRRLVDVSQDCTIVEEDCGTEKALEMKAIVQGGSVIASLGERILGRTTAQDIVDSKDGSIVIPIGTLLDEPMIAKIEAIGTQAVKIRSPLICESKMGVCGKCYGRDLARGTPVNIGEAVGVIAAQSIGEPGTQLTMRTFHIGGAANFNETSNLESMADGTIELRDMPTITDKMGRRLSLARNGEIAIIDSEGRERETHRLPYGATILFADGDTVKKGERFAEWDPFTMPVITEKPGIVKYVDLIDSKTLTEQTDEATGIAQRVVTEHRGAARTKEDLRPRLTLLDDQSGEAARYMLAVGATLSVDDGAQVQAGDVLARVSREAAKTRDITGGLPRVAELFEARKPKDNAIIAKVSGRVQFLKDYKAKRKIAINPEDGGEPVEYLIPKSKVIDVQEGDFVKRGDNLIGGSPDPHDILEVLGIEPLAEYLVAEIQEVYRLQGVKINDKHIETIVRQMLQKVEIIESGDTTLLVGEQIDREEMDEINAKLAPGFAPAAGKPVLLGITKASLQTRSFISAASFQETTRVLTEAAVQGKKDTLVGLKENVIVGRLIPAGTGAGMNRLRVAASSRDAALRAALRASSQVDLIAPKSAAAERAAELAQGPEAAIGNDPLAAVEGETHGTDADAGDYLLKSDGE
- a CDS encoding MerR family DNA-binding transcriptional regulator → MNTRSSIAGIELPDHSERQSYSITDLSEEFGVTARALRFYEDEGLISPERQGLSRIYSRRDRARLAWILRGKRVGFSLVEIREMIDLYDADEEHEAQRRVTVDKCKARIDLLTRQKEDIDAAIAELDAFVATIEQR
- a CDS encoding DUF2946 family protein, with the translated sequence MLGAIRQSERARGLLAALALLVLAIQLLAPTGFMPVRTDTGVIVTLCTGQGAVNVVVPRGDAPGKHGQSDDGMTGQQHCPFAASVQPVVPPLVAADLPLPAWQLAFGPIAFALKTGVIARLAAPPPPSSGPPTTV
- a CDS encoding NAD(P)/FAD-dependent oxidoreductase, which encodes MIRLSGLKLPLDHPAEAMPAAICDRLGLEPHELRSHSLVRRGNDARRRSAILLVYTLDVDVVDEAAVLARFANDHDVRPTPDTRYTFVTYAPDGWQGKRPVVIGAGPCGLFAGLILAQMGFRPIILDRGKVVRERTKDTWGLWRRAELNPDSNVQFGEGGAGTFSDGKLYCRVKDPRFLGRKVLEEFVAAGAPDDILWEAHPHIGTFRLVTMVESMRRQIEALGGEYRWQHRVDDLVLERTGEGEQRLRGLVLHDGSVIDTDHVVLAVGHSARPTFEMLHGRGVHIEAKPFSIGVRIEHPQSWVDRARYGNCAGHPDLGAASYSLAHHCANGRTVYSFCMCPGGRVVAATSEEGRVVTNGMSQYSRAEFNANSGLVVGIDPARDYPDGPLAGIDLQRHWESMAYVAGGSSYWAPSQTVGDFLARRPSTQLGDVVPSYKPGVTPTDLARCLPDYVIEAFHEALPAFGRQIAHYDHPDAVMTGVETRTSSPIRITRGKDFQSLNVTGLYPAGEGAGYAGGILSAAIDGIKVAEAVARTLV
- a CDS encoding PepSY domain-containing protein, which translates into the protein MEDGAFYRAMWRWHFYAGLLVLPILALMAVTGALYLYKPEVETALYPVRIAAPPDARPLPPSAIISITQRISHDPVTQLLIPASRTESWRVTTKAENGSTTVQLVDAFRGRVLGAIHGGGVMKTIKDLHSLALTGPIGNRLVEVVAGWAIILCITGLYLRWPRRGQPALAIRGRAGGRLFWRDLHGTLGFLSAGVILFLAVTGMPWTEIWGGGLRAVVAANDWGRPKMAVIPWTAPANDALPWTLREGGGRAGAPGDIGVDAVARIATQRGLRHGYQIILPSTPGAPYLVASLIQRAYDARALTIDAASGAVVQDIDWRMFGPGAKAVEWGIATHQGQQYGEVNRLLMLAGCLCLLALCVTAPILWWKRRKHGRLHPPPASTPAARRMVTALMLGLGILFPLTGLSMLAALAGEGLVGRIRRT